The genomic region GGACACGCCACCCCCGCCGCCCCCGACCGGCTCCCCGTACGACTCCAACGCCTACGGCGCCGCCCCCTACAACGGCTCGTACGGCGGCAGCCCCTACGGCGACAACCCGTACGGCGGCTCGCCCACCGGACAGCCGGGCGGCGGCCCCGAAGCCATCGCCGGCATGCCCCCGCTGGGCACCTGGCCGAGCCGCATCCTGGCCCGACTGATCGATTACGTGATCATCCAGGTGATCGCTTTCGTCCTGGTCCTCCCGTTCACCGGCTTCGGCAGCCGGAACGGCTGGACCGGCGGCGTCTGGCTCTACTACGGCCTGTACCTGATCTACGAGGGCGTCATGCTCTCCCGCGACGGTCAGACGCTCGGCAAGAAGGCGATGAACGTCCGGGTCGCGATGCTCGCCGACGGCAGCAGCCCCACCGGCTCCGCCGCCTGGACCCGCGCCGCCGTCTACACCCTGCCCGCGGTGCTCTGC from Kitasatospora azatica KCTC 9699 harbors:
- a CDS encoding RDD family protein, with the translated sequence MSSYNPSSPEPEGGGKPSFDKQPPQSGPPSDTPPPPPPTGSPYDSNAYGAAPYNGSYGGSPYGDNPYGGSPTGQPGGGPEAIAGMPPLGTWPSRILARLIDYVIIQVIAFVLVLPFTGFGSRNGWTGGVWLYYGLYLIYEGVMLSRDGQTLGKKAMNVRVAMLADGSSPTGSAAWTRAAVYTLPAVLCCGLWWVADGVFGVFDKPYRQCIHDKSAKTVVVSTR